A single window of Vigna unguiculata cultivar IT97K-499-35 chromosome 1, ASM411807v1, whole genome shotgun sequence DNA harbors:
- the LOC114177958 gene encoding xylulose 5-phosphate/phosphate translocator, chloroplastic encodes MLSSNVVPSSSSPLTFTKPKPNFFLNASPHLKPNLLTRFQTQHRPNPLQSSKLSFAPTSQIQHAISKVRSFNGFLQPSSKPSLQIVKAASETNPGGGENVAPKSKNLKLALVFGLWYFQNIVFNIYNKKVLNIFPFPWLLASFQLLVGSIWMLVLWSSKLQPCPKISKPFIVALLGPALFHTIGHISACVSFSKVAVSFTHVIKSAEPVFSVIFSSVLGDKYPIQVWLSILPIVLGCSLAAVTEVSFNVQGLWGALISNVGFVLRNIYSKKSLQNFKEVDGLNLYGWITILSFLYLFPVAVFVEGSQWIPGYYKAIEAIGKPSTFYFWVLLSGVFYHLYNQSSYQALDEISPLSFSVGNTMKRVVVIVSTVLVFRNPVRPLNGLGSAIAILGTFLYSQATSKKKEKKIEEEKSS; translated from the coding sequence atgctgtCTTCAAATGTTgttccatcatcatcatccccTCTCACTTTCACCAAACCCAAACCCAATTTCTTCCTCAATGCATCTCCGCATCTCAAACCAAATCTTCTCACAAGGTTTCAGACCCAACACAGACCCAATCCTCTTCAAAGTTCCAAACTTTCTTTCGCCCCAACATCTCAGATCCAACATGCAATCTCAAAGGTAAGATCTTTCAACGGATTCCTTCAACCCTCGTCAAAACCCAGCCTTCAAATCGTTAAGGCTGCGTCTGAAACCAATCCCGGAGGAGGAGAAAATGTTGCCCCCAAATCGAAGAATCTCAAACTTGCTCtggtgtttgggctatggtacTTCCAAAACATCGTGTTCAACATTTACAACAAGAAGGTGTTGAACATATTCCCTTTCCCATGGCTTCTTGCTTCTTTTCAGCTCTTGGTTGGGTCCATTTGGATGCTGGTGCTTTGGTCCTCCAAGCTCCAACCTTGTCCCAAAATCTCGAAACCCTTCATCGTTGCTCTCCTCGGACCTGCTTTGTTCCACACAATAGGCCACATTTCAGCGTGTGTGTCATTCTCCAAGGTGGCTGTGTCCTTCACCCATGTCATCAAATCTGCAGAACCGGTTTTCTCTGTCATATTTTCTTCCGTCCTCGGTGATAAGTACCCCATTCAGGTTTGGCTCTCCATTCTACCCATTGTGCTTGGTTGTTCTTTAGCTGCTGTTACCGAGGTGTCTTTCAATGTACAAGGATTGTGGGGTGCCCTTATCAGCAATGTTGGTTTTGTGTTGAGGAACATCTACTCCAAGAAAAGTTTGCAGAATTTCAAGGAAGTTGATGGCTTAAACTTGTATGGTTGGATTACTATTCTTTCATTCCTCTACCTTTTTCCAGTGGCTGTTTTTGTTGAAGGGTCTCAGTGGATCCCTGGCTATTACAAGGCCATTGAAGCTATTGGCAAACCATCCACATTTTATTTCTGGGTGCTGTTATCTGGGGTTTTCTACCATCTTTATAACCAATCATCGTACCAAGCACTTGATGAAATTAGTCCATTGAGTTTCTCTGTGGGAAACACAATGAAAAGAGTGGTGGTGATTGTATCTACGGTTTTGGTGTTCAGGAACCCTGTTCGACCTCTTAATGGCCTTGGTTCTGCCATTGCAATTCTTGGGACCTTCCTGTATTCTCAGGCCACAtccaaaaagaaagaaaagaaaattgaagagGAAAAGAGTAGTTAG
- the LOC114166405 gene encoding F-box protein SKIP23-like: MADWSELPKDLLNLISQRLQSPLYLLRFRSVCSSWRSSSSSSSSSSPFPFSHSITLTPTFSLYHRSLLLLTPPSTAPNCRPWLVKISHDPRARTARLFHTLSRSQPKRPRFALDLLRLHVLDLGCEFRLSSACPSTESLYDEKLVLLSAGNDGFALLTIHISGKLALFLRGDSGWTIIPDMPTPYDDVCAFRGTFYAVDGNGRTVTVGLDASLRVVTERVFGGDKKFLVECNGALMLVDLYLFADYENLDEEDVGVIGWERTVRFDVFRLDEEVGRWVEVASLGEWVLFLGDDCAFSASAKDLGVERGNYVVFRDDGLGAVRVANGVGVFDLDDGRISPLSQCPGFSELFWPPPVWVRTH; this comes from the coding sequence ATGGCGGACTGGTCTGAACTTCCGAAGGACCTTCTCAACCTAATCTCTCAACGCCTTCAAAGCCCTCTCTACCTTCTCCGTTTCCGATCCGTTTGTTCTTCTTGGCGCTCTTCttcgtcatcatcatcttcttcttccccttTTCCCTTCTCTCACTCCATCACTCTCACCCCCACCTTCTCCCTCTACCACCGCTCCCTCCTCCTCCTCACGCCACCCTCCACCGCCCCCAATTGCCGCCCCTGGCTCGTTAAAATTTCCCACGACCCACGCGCCCGCACCGCGCGTCTATTCCATACGCTTTCCCGCTCCCAGCCAAAACGACCGCGTTTCGCGCTCGACCTCCTCCGCCTCCACGTTCTCGACCTTGGCTGCGAGTTCCGCCTCTCCAGCGCCTGCCCCTCCACGGAATCCCTCTACGACGAGAAGCTCGTCCTGCTCTCCGCCGGAAATGACGGCTTTGCCCTCCTCACCATCCACATCTCCGGCAAGCTCGCCCTCTTCCTCCGCGGCGACTCGGGCTGGACCATCATCCCCGACATGCCGACCCCCTACGACGACGTCTGCGCCTTCCGCGGCACCTTCTACGCCGTCGACGGCAACGGCCGTACAGTCACCGTGGGGCTCGACGCCTCGCTCCGCGTTGTCACGGAGCGCGTCTTCGGCGGGGACAAGAAGTTTCTGGTAGAGTGCAACGGCGCGCTGATGCTGGTGGACCTGTACTTGTTCGCGGACTACGAAAATTTGGACGAGGAGGATGTTGGTGTCATTGGGTGGGAGAGGACGGTGAGGTTTGATGTGTTTAGGCTCGATGAGGAGGTGGGGAGGTGGGTGGAGGTGGCGAGTTTAGGGGAGTGGGTTTTGTTCTTGGGAGATGATTGTGCGTTTTCGGCTTCTGCAAAGGATTTGGGGGTTGAGAGAGGGAACTACGTGGTGTTTAGAGATGATGGGTTGGGTGCTGTCAGGGTTGCTAATGGAGTTGGGGTTTTTGATTTGGATGATGGAAGGATTTCGCCCTTGTCTCAGTGTCCTGGCTTTTCTGAGCTATTCTGGCCGCCCCCGGTTTGGGTCAGAACCCATTGA